A DNA window from Impatiens glandulifera chromosome 7, dImpGla2.1, whole genome shotgun sequence contains the following coding sequences:
- the LOC124944797 gene encoding uncharacterized protein LOC124944797, with amino-acid sequence MIPLPPLSYASSDSAWGGVEMLSKQGGESTSGWRNCKSILFRGLPFHFARNPHYIKSYTLAANNNISSYVPPCYNTLRTTLLEKERVHIERLLEPIKTTWKEKWVTIVSDGWTDSQRRLLINFMVVTESDPMFLKPVNCEGEYKDKFYISNLIKEVIMQVGPQNVVQVITDNAPVCKAAGMLIETMYSHIFWTPCVVHTLNLALKNICAAKNIESNEDVYVECHWITEVGDKALMIKNYILNHNMVLTMFNQFASLKLISIAQTRFASILVMLKRIKLVKRALESMVLCNEWSTYRECDPSKAQTIRSTVLDNLWWDKLDYIIEFTAPIYDMLRFADTDRPSLHLIYDMWDDMIEKVKNIIYRHEEKELTKGSEFYDVIYAILTDRWTKSSSPLHCLAHSLNPRYYSDTWLSAALNRIPPNLDIKLSEERNKCLKRYFPSSEARTTINIEFARFSGQMDIFGCPDSVEERGIMEPRMWWIVRGASAPNFQKIALKLLCQPCSSSCCERN; translated from the exons ATGATTCCACTCCCACCATTGAGTTATGCTTCATCAGATTCTGCCTGGGGAGGAGTTGAAATGCTGTCAAAACAAG GAGGTGAGAGCACAAGTGGATGGCGAAATTGTAAGAGCATTTTATTCAGGGGGTTACCTTTCCATTTTGCTAGAAATCCCCACTACATCAAGTCGTATACACTCGCTGCCAACAACAACATTTCGAGCTATGTTCCTCCTTGTTATAATACACTACGAACTACGTTATTAGAAAAGGAGAGGGTACATATTGAAAGATTATTGGAACCAATCAAGACGACTTGGAAAGAGAAATGGGTGACCATAGTATCAGATGGTTGGACTGACAGTCAAAGAAGACTGTTGATTAATTTCATGGTTGTTACTGAGAGTGACCCTATGTTTTTGAAGCCAGTGAACTGTGAGGGTGAATACAAAGACAAGTTCTATATATCCAACTTAATTAAAGAAGTTATAATGCAAGTAGGACCACAAAATGTAGTTCAAGTTATCACGGACAATGCACCCGTTTGCAAGGCAGCAGGTATGCTCATTGAGACTATGTATTCTCACATATTTTGGACTCCATGTGTTGTGCACACACTTAATTTGGCTTTGAAAAATATATGTGCTGCTAAGAATATCGAGTCTAATGAGGATGTATATGTTGAGTGTCACTGGATTACAGAGGTTGGAGACAAAGCATTAATGATTAAGAATTATATTCTTAATCATAATATGGTTTTAACAATGTTTAATCAATTTGCTTCTTTAAAACTTATTTCTATTGCTCAAACGAGATTTGCTTCGATACTTGTCATGCTCAAAAGAATTAAATTAGTGAAACGAGCACTTGAATCAATGGTTCTTTGTAATGAGTGGAGTACTTACCGAGAATGTGATCCCTCGAAAGCTCAAACTATTAGAAGCACGGTGCTTGATAATTTATGGTGGGATaaacttgattatattataGAATTCACTGCTCCTATTTATGATATGCTTCGTTTTGCGGATACCGATAGACCTTCACTTCATTTGATATATGATATGTGGGACGATATGATAGAGAAggtaaaaaatatcatatataggCATGAAGAGAAAGAGCTCACGAAGGGTTCTGAATTTTATGATGTAATCTATGCAATACTAACAGATAGATGGACTAAAAGTTCTTCACCGCTTCATTGCTTGGCTCATTCACTAAATCCGAG GTATTATAGTGACACATGGCTTAGTGCCGCTCTGAATCGTATTCCTCCGAATCTTGATATTAAGCTATCGGAAGAAAGAAATAAGTGCCTCAAACGATACTTTCCATCAAGTGAAGCAAGAACAACGATAAATATTGAATTTGCTCGCTTTTCGGGGCAAATGGATATTTTTGGTTGTCCCGATTCCGTGGAAGAAAGAGGCATTATGGAACCACGAATGTGGTGGATTGTTCGTGGAGCTTCAGCAccaaatttccaaaaaatagcTTTGAAACTATTATGCCAAccttgttcttcttcttgttgtgAGCGAAATTGA